From a region of the Calonectris borealis chromosome 2, bCalBor7.hap1.2, whole genome shotgun sequence genome:
- the LOC142079660 gene encoding cryptochrome DASH-like produces MSGAARTAICLLRRDLRAHDNQVLHWAQSNADFVIPLYCFDPRHYLGTRCCGFPKTGPHRLKFLLESVKDLRETLKKKGSTLVVRKGKPEDVVRDLITQLGSVSAVAFHEEATQEELDMEKGLCQVCSQHGVKIQTFWASTLYHRDDLPFRPIARLPDVYTHFRKAVESEAKVRPTLCMADQLKPLAPGVEEGCIPTMEDLGQKDPVTDPRTAFPCSGGETQALMRLQYYFWDTNLVASYKETRNGLVGMDYSTKFAPWLALGCISPRYIYEQIQKYEKERTANQSTYWVLFELLWRDYFRFVALKYGKRIFSLRGLQSKEVPWKKDLQLFDCWKEGKTGVPFVDANMRELAATGFMSNRGRQNVASFLTKDLGLDWRMGAEWFEYLLVDYDVCSNYGNWLYSAGIGNDPRDNRKFNMIKQGLDYDGNGDYVRLWVPELQAIKGADIHTPWALNSAALSQAGVTLGETYPQPVVTAPEWSRHINQRPQGRSPHPRGRRGPAHTPVQHKDRGIDFYFSRKRDI; encoded by the exons ATGTCGGGGGCAGCGAGGACAGCCATCTGCCTGCTGCGCCGCGACCTGCGCGCCCACGATAACCAG GTGCTCCACTGGGCTCAGAGCAACGCAGATTTCGTTATTCCCCTCTACTGCTTCGACCCGCGGCACTACCTGGGCACCCGCTGCTGTGGCTTCCCGAAGACAGGGCCCCATCGGCTCAAGTTTTTGCTGGAAAGCGTGAAGGATCTAAGGGAAACGCtcaagaaaaaaggaag TACCCTGGTTGTGAGGAAGGGGAAGCCAGAAGATGTGGTCCGTGATCTGATTACTCAGCTGGGCTCTGTCAGTGCTGTGGCTTTCCATGAAGAG GCCACACAGGAGGAGCTGGATATGGAGAAGGGGCTGTGCCAGGTGTGTAGTCAGCACGGGGTGAAGATTCAGACATTCTGGGCATCCACGCTGTATCATCGGGATGACCTTCCCTTCAGGCCTATTGCCAG GTTGCCGGATGTCTACACCCATTTCCGAAAAGCGGTGGAATCGGAGGCGAAGGTCCGGCCAACCCTGTGCATGGCCGATCAGCTAAAGCCTCTGGCTCCAGGGGTGGAAGAAGGGTGTATCCCTACAATGGAGGATTTGGGACAGAAGG ATCCTGTGACTGATCCACGAACAGCCTTCCCCTGCAGTGGAGGAGAGACCCAAGCTTTAATGAGACTGCAGTATTATTTTTGGGACACG AACCTGGTTGCATCTTACAAGGAGACTCGGAATGGACTGGTGGGAATGGATTACTCAACTAAATTTGCTCCATG GCTGGCGCTGGGCTGCATTTCACCTCGATACATCTATGAGCAGATCCAGAAGTATGAAAAAGAGAGAACAGCGAATCAGAGCACATATTG GGTCCTGTTTGAACTGCTGTGGCGGGATTACTTTCGATTTGTGGCCCTGAAGTATGGCAAAAGGATTTTCTCATTAAGAG GGCTTCAAAGTAAAGAGGTCCCCTGGAAAAAGGACCTTCAGCTCTTTGACTGTTGGAAAG AGGGCAAAACAGGAGTTCCTTTTGTCGATGCCAACATGCGAGAGCTGGCTGCGACGGGCTTCATGTCTAACAGAGGGCGGCAGAATGTCGCCAGCTTTCTCACCAAGGACCTGGGTCTAGACTGGAGGATGGGGGCAGAATGGTTCGAATACCTGCTG GTGGATTACGACGTTTGTAGCAATTATGGGAACTGGTTATACAGCGCTGGTATTGGCAACGACCCACGGGACAACAGGAAGTTTAACATGATTAAACAAGGCCTGGATTATGATGGCAAT GGGGATTACGTCCGGCTGTGGGTCCCAGAACTACAGGCCATAAagggagcagatatccacacccCTTGGGCACTGAACAGTGCTGCTCTCTCCCAGGCAGGAGTAACTCTAGGTGAGACCTACCCACAGCCAGTTGTGACAGCCCCAGAGTGGAGCCGACACATCAACCAGAGGCCC CAGGGAAGAAGTCCCCATCCCAGGGGTAGGAGAGGACCTGCACACACACCAGTGCAGCacaaggacagagggatagatTTTTACTTCTCTCGCAAGAGAGACATATGA